The following are encoded in a window of Rosa chinensis cultivar Old Blush chromosome 4, RchiOBHm-V2, whole genome shotgun sequence genomic DNA:
- the LOC112197722 gene encoding protein NO VEIN isoform X1 — translation MAGYPHHFRPSSGDWNWAHPPPHLSRPQFPYPNFPPQNPTNLNIYPPQPQPPPPQPSNPNFPLQHPIDVNIFPANHYGHSSFSNYYPTPTPSSNFSLQNPHSTPPFPPQSFSRNPNEAPDPPNLPNSARHLPEDPREVLEKIDRAVERLRDELVAAGKNVSAWKVLQSALLMLSVDAETCLGLKVEQVPSLHRLMVTEGRINAFIHCFVGVRTITSLYDLEVAICKNEDIEQFEELGLGPLLQHPLVLQYFSVDSETTEVFKISSEEILHLLSRYLKKPKVKENSVEGFLDFIVTKRPVAGKEKLGIRIFSLGVHASAMREAKASERAALWKSLQELKQKSPKISRRKAPIFSSLKKRLDKHFRAISQQSGLCSVVNGNEDTLVSSRSKDEGINDYLHDDKGNDHGTGGHIDSLKSLKSSDRKGKCSYLSEVEERSSLMSNHPSPSQKHNESNGSVKKKRKYENLSCPISVPSKLRKREKVEQDALPTESDSETKEISEMLKLDLSIANNLLRMFITTWKEACREQPVAEVLWAMLRSCNTKYRRTKRIMAMFSTYPLVGLLNVAVSSIKCGMWDNMFDTSQTISPRELANTVTDNYPEHVEQSIKDAPPVSTEHGQTSCCLKPNHQDRPRRWRKIPRSRKKLEPENGHICYLCHQEGHVKRRCPLWQQTKKSSYEPQSPQQLAQYSISGEEVEEKVSAVVDDSTGVSVKEIIRKVATYFETDQGMSSNGKSLPEKIFIYFRKLWNCELWLTEEFSVKEFRSLGYGEFMMFLEKYAHLLPPEMCKFLKDDSSGKFPLEVCMLPHYLVVLVSQALNNLWEDQKITKLNISSLLGKQFPALSFHTIENGSVEDFKSIVGKHKDTAISKCVLFSMTICGTSYTIESLENCSKNAVLKSSLVSVDSGQKISNQSVASKEAIAVLLRAPMMSDLNLWSHWDLLFAPSLGPLVPWLLNEVNTDELLCLVTKDGKVIRLDHSATVDSFSKAALQGSSFQTAVKMLSLFSLVGGKKHVPVSLLKFHVQRAFEVIFKTYLDGMEVYDKKSSLNQGTVLCGQKMVVEIAAGKGSNLHGAVTKTKIAESVISHFFLDCLGYLPAEFRSFAADVLLSGMRSVFKHAASAILDECIQIEQRLILHEVGLSLGIVEWISDYHVFSSLDSTDSFMSEVSGLNADRDQMGSDSKYMQNVSKKLAASEQSMAASVRAVEHKGGCADVSRMVDGAGVSDAGIGIGIGYRQHPTNINEHEDALQVIESIRRDEFGLDSSPLTFESIVLKKQHARLGRALHCLSQELYSQDSHFLLELVQNADDNTYPTNIEPTLAFILQESGIVVLNNEQGFSAQNIRALCDVGNSTKKGSSAGYIGQKGIGFKSVFRVTDAPEIHSNGFHIKFDTSEGQIGLILPTVVPPCNLELFRQLTSSDIDKPDCYCWKTCIVLPFRSKVSDGTVLNHIMNMFSDLHPSLLLFLHRLKCIRFRNLIDDSLTVMRKEIVGDGIVKVSHGNTKMTWFVVSQKLHSDNLRSDVQTTEISIAFTLKESDKGIYRPDIGQQPVFAFLPLRTYGLKFIVQGDFVLPSSREEVDGDSPWNQWLLSEFPGLFVDAEKSFCSLPCFKENPGTAVAAYMSFVPLVGEVHGFFSSLPRLIISKLRMSNCLLQEGEKKEWVPPCKVLRNWNKQARSLLPDGLLHEHLGLGFLDKDIVLPDPLARVLGIAEYGPTVLLQVMASLCGKQDGLKSMGMGWMASLLSELYAMSFKSSVETSFDSGIEMGFLEKLQKIPFIPLSDGTYGAVVEGPIWLQFDAVGTGFGDHHGLESFPKLYAKLRIVSPELYASSADMPSMDVTPIDKVISMLHRIGVQRLSAHEILKAHILPAISDDRITVRDEDLMTDYICFAMVHLQSSCSDCHAEREYIISELQNKAYILTNNGFKRPAEASIHFSKEFGNPVDISRLIDRVNLTWDEVDISYLKHPVAKSLPNGLMKWRDFFQKIGIVDFVKVVQVEKGFTELSEALFNNLTWDQHTISHGLNATDWESPELVHLLSLLSRDGNRKGCEYLLEVLDKLWDDCYSDRATGYCSSKSVADRKPFKSSFMSTICDVQWVVSGMDDKLHYPKDLYHDSVAVRSILGGSAPFFVPKATSEKFVFDIGFKTRVSLHDALEMLKLWRCENPFRASLAQMSKFYSLIWNEMASSKKTTAEEFCLEPFVFVPYESSFRHEDVVSGTFLSLEEVYWDDSTFFVDQIKEIHHQCNSTVGNRPINRILSNFYPALHDFFVDICGVHEIPPLRSYLQILLQFSNAVLPSQAANAVFQVFQKWADGLQSGMSAEDIVYLKDSLTRMECTVLPTVQDKWVSLHPSYGLLCWCDDKMLKKQFMHMDGLDFLYSGGLSNDDEEIISTKMSVLMRTLGISALSEVVTREAMFNGLTDSSFKAALLDWALPYAQRYLHSLHPDKYSQLKQSGFDILNRLRVVEVQKLSYRNVIKIAGSESKKQIECSCVLQDHDLYTTQESDSHALFMELSRLFFDGKPELHLANFLHMITTMAESGSTEEQIDFFIFNSQKVPKLPDGESVWSLSHVHNDRLPQPSDWRFVGWKAPLSFGYANLFKAQAQFAQLTSVSQIEMDNDSETHVRQTVESTPISVDIKWTIGEGTATTSAPLVLPNSNDLQEHFDDETDMDTDFNPNNLDFVVDPRVLGSSDCSKVDHPRYGSSGRDSMRGRDAMLTGRLGEVVAFKYLIAKAGKSVVRWVNERIETGLPYDIVVGEKEDSLEFIEVKATQQQKKDWFHISMREWQFAAEKGEAFSILHVLLLGNNAARVSVYKNPVKLCHLGKLQLHLSMPRQEKELFLVS, via the exons ATGGCCGGTTACCCTCATCACTTCCGCCCCTCCAGTGGGGACTGGAACTGGGCACACCCACCTCCTCACCTCTCCCGCCCACAATTTCCTTACCCCAATTTTCCTCCCCAAAACCCCACCAATTTAAACATCTATCCCCCTCAACCTCAACCGCCGCCGCCGCAACcgtcaaaccctaatttcccccTCCAACACCCTATAGACGTCAATATCTTTCCCGCCAACCACTATGGACACTCCTCATTTTCCAATTACTACCCAACCCCAACCCCAAGCTCTAATTTCTCTCTGCAAAACCCCCACTCCACTCCACCCTTCCCCCCTCAGAGCTTCTCCCGTAACCCTAACGAGGCGCCCGACCCGCCGAACCTCCCGAATTCGGCTAGGCATTTGCCTGAGGACCCGAGAGAGGTGCTCGAGAAGATCGACCGTGCGGTGGAGAGGCTTCGCGACGAGCTTGTCGCCGCCGGGAAGAACGTCTCGGCCTGGAAGGTGTTACAGTCTGCGCTTCTGATGCTCAGTGTTGATGCCGAGACTTGTTTGGGGCTCAAAGTTGAGCAAGTGCCGTCTCTTCACCGCCTCATGGTCACTGAAGGAAGG ATAAATGCATTTATTCATTGCTTTGTTGGAGTTCGAACAATTACATCTTTGTATGATTTGGAAGTTGCAATCTGCAAGAATGAGGATATTGAGCAGTTTGAAGAGCTTGGATTGGGTCCTTTGTTGCAACACCCACTAGTTTTGCAATATTTCTCTGTGGATTCTGAAACAACTGAAGTCTTTAAGATATCTAGTGAGGAGATACTACATTTACTCAGTAGGTACCTAAAGAAGCCCAAAGTTAAGGAAAATTCTGTTGAGGGGTTCTTGGACTTCATTGTTACGAAGCGACCTGTTGCAGGCAAGGAAAAGCTTGGAATTCGAATATTTAGTTTGGG GGTGCATGCTTCTGCTATGCGTGAAGCCAAGGCTTCAGAACGTGCAGCTTTATGGAAATCATTACAGGAATTAAAGCAAAAGTCTCCCAAAATATCTAGGAGGAAGGCACCAATTTTCTCCTCGCTGAAAAAGCGGCTAGATAAACATTTTCGCGCCATTTCGCAGCAATCTGGATTGTGTTCTGTTGTGAATGGAAATGAAGATACACTTGTTTCTTCAAGATCAAAGGATGAAGGTATTAATGATTATTTACATGATGACAAAGGTAATGACCATGGTACTGGTGGTCATATTGACTCACTAAAATCCCTGAAAAGTTCTGACAGAAAGGGTAAGTGTTCTTACTTGTCTGAAGTGGAGGAGAGGTCTTCGCTCATGTCAAACCACCCTTCTCCAAGCCAAAAGCATAATGAGAGTAATGGGTcagttaaaaagaaaagaaaatacgaAAATCTAAGCTGCCCTATCTCTGTTCCCTCAAAGTTGCGCAAGAGAGAGAAGGTAGAGCAAGATGCTCTTCCTACAGAAAGTGACAGTGAAACTAAGGAGATCAGCGAGATGCTTAAACTTGATCTTTCAATTGCCAATAATCTTTTGAGGATGTTCATTACAACTTGGAAGGAGGCATGTAGGGAGCAGCCTGTGGCTGAG GTACTTTGGGCCATGCTTCGCTCTTGTAATACAAAATATAGGAGGACAAAGAGAATCATGGCAATGTTTTCGACATACCCTTTGGTTGGATTACTCAATGTTGCC GTCTCATCTATCAAATGTGGAATGTGGGATAATATGTTTGATACGTCCCAAACCATTAGTCCACGTGAGTTGGCTAACACTGTAACTGATAATTATCCTGAACATGTCGAACAAAGTATAAAGGATGCACCACCAGTCAGCACCGAACATGGACAAA CCTCTTGCTGCCTGAAGCCAAATCATCAGGATCGTCCACGTCGGTGGAGGAAGATCCCAAGGAGTCGTAAGAAGTTGGAGCCTGAAAACGGACACATCTGCTACCTTTGTCATCAAGAGGGACATGTCAAGAGAAGATGCCCTCTGTGGCAGCAAACTAAAAAATCATCATATGAACCACAGAGTCCTCAACAATTGGCTCAGTATTCTATTTCCGGAGAAGAGGTGGAGGAGAAAGTCAGTGCTGTGGTGGATG ACTCCACAGGTGTTTCAGTTAAAGAGATAATCCGGAAAGTTGCTACATATTTTGAGACTGATCAAGGAATGTCTAGCAATGGTAAATCACTTCCGGAGAagatatttatttacttcaGAAAGCTTTGGAATTGTGAGCTCTGGTTGACTGAAGAattttctgtcaaggaatttaGATCCCTTGGTTATGGGGAATTTATGATGTTTTTAGAAAAGTATGCCCATCTTCTGCCACCGGAGATGTGCAAGTTCTTGAAAGATGACAGCAGTGGAAAGTTTCCTTTGGAGGTTTGCATGCTTCCGCATTATTTAGTTGTTTTGGTATCTCAAGCTTTAAACAATTTATGGGAGGACCAAAAGATTACCAAACTGAACATTTCTTCTCTGCTTGGGAAGCAGTTCCCGGCCCTTAGTTTCCATACCATTGAAAATGGTTCAGTAGAAGACTTTAAAAGTATAGTAGGAAAGCATAAAGACACTGCAATTTCCAAATGTGTACTATTTTCAATGACAATATGCGGAACTAGTTACACTATAGAATCATTGGAAAACTGTAGTAAGAATGCTGTATTGAAAAGCAGTTTGGTGAGTGTTGACAGTGGCCAGAAAATAAGCAATCAATCTGTTGCATCCAAGGAGGCAATTGCAGTCTTACTTAGGGCACCCATGATGTCAGATTTGAATTTATGGTCACATTGGGACCTCTTATTTGCTCCCTCTCTTGGCCCTCTTGTACCGTGGTTATTGAATGAAGTCAACACAGATGAATTACTCTGTTTGGTAACCAAAGATGGCAAAGTTATTCGGTTAGATCATTCAGCTACTGTAGATTCATTCTCGAAAGCTGCTCTTCAAGGATCCTCTTTTCAAACAGCAGTGAAAATGTTATCTCTCTTTTCACTGGTTGGGGGTAAAAAACATGTCCCCGTGTCCCTTTTGAAATTCCATGTACAGCGTGCATTTGAAGTTATTTTCAAGACCTATCTAGATGGTATGGAAGTATATGACAAGAAGAGTTCTCTTAATCAAGGAACAGTTTTGTGTGGACAGAAAATGGTTGTTGAAATTGCTGCTGGTAAAGGCAGTAACTTACACGGAGCTGTAACGAAGACGAAAATTGCTGAGTCTGTTATATCACATTTTTTTCTTGATTGCCTGGGGTATCTACCTGCAGAGTTTCGCAGTTTTGCTGCTGATGTGTTACTTTCTGGGATGCGGTCTGTTTTTAAGCATGCAGCTTCAGCCATTTTGGATGAATGCATCCAAATAGAGCAGCGTCTCATACTTCATGAAGTTGGCTTATCTCTTGGTATAGTGGAGTGGATTAGTGATTACCATGTATTTAGTTCCTTGGATTCTACCGATTCGTTCATGTCTGAGGTTTCTGGTCTCAATGCTGATAGAGATCAAATGGGGTCAGACTCAAAATATATGCAAAATGTGTCAAAAAAGTTGGCTGCTTCTGAACAGAGTATGGCTGCATCTGTTAGGGCAGTTGAGCATAAAGGAGGATGTGCTGATGTTAGCCGGATGGTTGATGGTGCAGGAGTTTCTGATGCTGGGATTggcattggcattggttacagACAACATCCTACTAATATTAATGAACATGAAGATGCTCTCCAGGTTATTGAGTCAATCAGGAGAGATGAATTCGGTTTGGATTCAAGCCCATTGACCTTTGAAAGTATCGTCTTAAAGAAACAGCATGCTCGCTTAGGGAGAGCTCTGCACTGTCTTTCACAGGAATTATATTCTCAAGATTCTCATTTTCTTCTTGAGCTG GTTCAAAATGCTGATGATAATACTTATCCAACAAATATAGAACCAACTCTAGCATTCATTCTTCAAGAATCAGGTATTGTTGTTTTGAATAATGAGCAAGGCTTCTCTGCCCAGAACATTAGAGCACTTTGTGATGTTGGAAATTCAACCAAGAAAGGATCCAGTGCCGGATATATAGGGCAAAAGGGCATCGGTTTCAAATCAGTATTTCGT GTCACAGATGCTCCAGAAATTCATTCTAATGGATTTCATATCAAGTTTGATACAAGTGAGGGTCAGATTGGTTTAATTCTGCCCACAGTTGTACCTCCTTGCAATCTTGAGTTGTTTAGACAGCTGACATCTAGTGACATTGATAAACCAGATTGTTACTGCTGGAAAACTTGTATTGTTCTTCCTTTCAGATCGAAAGTATCAGATGGAACTGTCTTGAACCACATAATGAATATGTTTTCAGATCTTCATCCATCTTTACTACTCTTTCTTCACCGCCTCAAGTGTATCCGGTTTAGAAACCTAATCGATGATTCACTTACTGTCATGAGAAAAGAAATTGTAGGAGACGGTATTGTCAAGGTTTCACATGGTAATACGAAGATGACATGGTTTGTAGTATCTCAAAAATTGCACTCAGATAATCTTCGTAGTGATGTGCAAACAACAGAAATCTCAATTGCTTTTACATTGAAGGAATCGGATAAGGGCATTTATCGTCCAGATATAGGCCAACAGCCTGTTTTTGCATTTCTTCCTCTTAGAACATACGGACTGAAATTTATTGTTCAGGGTGATTTTGTTCTTCCTTCATCCAGAGAGGAAGTGGATGGAGATAGTCCCTGGAACCAATGGCTATTGTCAGAATTTCCTGGTTTATTTGTCGATGCAGAGAAATCATTTTGTTCTCTTCCATGTTTCAAAGAGAATCCTGGGACTGCTGTGGCAGCTTACATGTCCTTTGTTCCACTTGTTGGGGAAGTGCAtggtttcttttcttctcttcctcgaTTAATTATTTCTAAATTACGGATGTCAAATTGCTTACTTCaggaaggagaaaagaaagaatgggTTCCTCCTTGCAAGGTCCTAAGAAATTGGAATAAACAGGCTCGTTCACTTCTCCCTGATGGTCTACTGCATGAGCATCTTGGCCTTGGATTCTTGGATAAAGATATAGTTCTGCCTGATCCACTTGCAAGAGTTCTAGGTATTGCAGAGTATGGGCCCACAGTTCTGCTTCAGGTAATGGCTTCTTTATGTGGTAAGCAGGATGGCCTCAAATCAATGGGAATGGGTTGGATGGCCTCTTTGCTTAGTGAACTTTATGCAATGTCATTCAAATCTTCTGTTGAAACTTCCTTTGATTCTGGAATAGAAATGGGATTCctagaaaaacttcaaaaaattcCATTCATACCTCTTTCAGATGGTACATATGGTGCAGTCGTTGAAGGCCCAATTTGGCTACAGTTTGATGCCGTAGGGACTGGTTTTGGGGATCATCATGGACTTGAATCTTTTCCAAAGTTATATGCTAAACTTCGGATTGTAAGTCCGGAGCTCTATGCATCGTCTGCTGATATGCCATCCATGGATGTGACGCCAATTGACAAAGTCATTAGTATGCTCCATAGAATTGGTGTCCAACGGTTGTCCGCACACGAGATTCTCAAGGCTCACATCTTGCCAGCTATATCTGATGATAGAATTACAGTTAGGGATGAAGATTTGATGACTGATTATATCTGCTTCGCAATGGTTCACTTACAGTCGAGCTGCTCTGATTGTCATGCTGAAAGGGAATACATAATATCAGAACTACAAAATAAAGCTTATATTCTAACTAATAATGGCTTTAAACGACCTGCTGAGGCATCAATTCATTTCAGTAAAGAATTTGGAAATCCAGTGGACATAAGTAGGTTGATTGATAGGGTAAATCTGACATGGGATGAGGTTGATATCTCCTATTTGAAGCATCCAGTTGCTAAATCACTTCCAAATGGACTGATGAAGTGGAGAGATTTTTTCCAGAAAATTGGCATTGTGGATTTTGTGAAGGTAGTTCAAGTTGAGAAGGGTTTCACTGAGTTGTCTGAGGCTCTATTTAATAATCTAACTTGGGACCAGCATACTATTTCCCATGGGTTGAATGCCACAGATTGGGAATCACCTGAGTTAGTCCATTTATTATCCCTATTGTCCAGAGATGGCAACAGAAAAGGTTGTGAGTATCTCTTAGAGGTTCTCGATAAATTATGGGATGATTGCTATAGTGACAGAGCTACAGGGTACTGCTCTTCTAAGTCTGTTGCAGATAGAAAGCCCTTCAAATCTTCATTTATGAGCACCATCTGCGATGTGCAATGGGTAGTATCAGGAATGGATGATAAACTTCACTATCCCAAGGATCTATATCACGACAGTGTTGCAGTGCGGTCAATTCTTGGTGGATCTGCCCCTTTTTTTGTTCCTAAG GCTACCAGTGAAAAATTTGTATTTGATATTGGTTTTAAGACAAGAGTCTCTCTTCACGATGCTCTGGAGATGTTGAAACTATGGAGATGTGAGAATCCGTTTAGGGCCAG CCTAGCACAAATGTCCAAATTTTACTCATTAATCTGGAATGAAATGGCTTCTTCAAAGAAGACAACTGCAGAGGAATTCTGTTTGGAACCTTTTGTATTTGTTCCATATGAATCTAGCTTCCGGCATGAGGATGTGGTGTCTGGTACATTTCTGTCCCTTGAAGAAGTATACTGGGATGATTCTACTTTCTTTGTGGACCAAATCAAGGAGATCCATCATCAGTGCAACTCAACAGTTGGTAATCGCCCCATAAACAGGATTCTGAGTAATTTCTACCCGGCCCTTCATGACTTCTTTGTTGATATATGTGGAGTACATGAGATCCCTCCTCTTCGTAGCTACCTTCAGATTTTGCTACAGTTTTCAAATGCTGTTTTGCCTTCACAAGCAGCTAATGCT GtttttcaagtttttcagaagTGGGCTGATGGGCTCCAATCAGGAATGAGTGCTGAGGATATTGTATACTTGAAAGATTCGCTTACAAGGATGGAATGTACTGTGCTTCCTACTGTACAGGATAAGTGGGTATCTCTGCATCCTTCCTATGGTCTCCTGTGCTGGTGTGATGATAAGATGTTGAAGAAGCAGTTTATGCATATGGATGGACTTGATTTTCTTTACTCTGGTGGACTAAGTAATGATGATGAAGAGATCATAAGTACAAAAATGTCCGTCCTCATGCGAACCTTAGGGATTTCTGCACTTTCAGAG GTTGTGACTCGTGAGGCGATGTTTAATGGTCTGACAGATTCTAGCTTTAAAGCTGCATTGCTGGATTGGGCTCTGCCATATGCGCAGCGCTACTTACATAGTTTACATCCTGATAAATATTCTCAACTCAAGCAGTCTGGATTCGATATACTAAATCGTTTGCGAGTAGTAGAAGTTCAAAAGCTGTCCTACCGCAATGTTATAAAGATTGCTGGAAGTGAATCCAAGAAGCAAATCGAATGTAGTTGTGTTCTGCAG GATCACGATCTGTATACAACCCAGGAATCAGATTCTCACGCATTATTTATGGAGCTTTCTCGTTTGTTTTTTGATGGAAAACCAGAATTACACTTGGCAAATTTCCTTCATATGATCACAACAATGGCTGAATCAGGTTCAACTGAGGAGCAGATAGACTTTTTCATCTTCAATAGCCAAAAGGTGCCAAAGCTTCCTGATGGAGAATCTGTTTGGTCCCTGTCACATGTGCATAATGATAGGTTACCCCAGCCAAGTGACTGGCGCTTTGTTGGTTGGAAAGCCCCACTAAGCTTTGGTTATGCAAATCTTTTCAAGGCTCAGGCACAATTTGCACAGCTTACCAGTGTCTCACAAATTGAAATGGATAATGATTCTGAAACCCATGTCAGACAAACAGTTGAATCAACTCCCATTTCAGTCGACATTAAATGGACAATTGGTGAGGGTACAGCAACAACATCTGCACCTTTAGTGCTGCCAAACTCCAATGATTTGCAGGAACACTTTGATGATGAGACTGATATGGATACTGATTTCAATCCTAATAATCTAGATTTTGTTGTTGACCCTCGCGTTTTGGGTTCATCTGATTGTAGCAAGGTAGACCATCCTAGATATGGCTCTAGTGGAAGAGATTCAATGCGTGGAAGAGATGCAATGCTTACCGGGAGGTTAGGTGAGGTTGTTGCTTTTAAATACTTAATTGCAAAAGCTGGCAAGTCAGTTGTGAGGTGGGTTAATGAAAGAATTGAAACTGGGCTACCCTATGACATAGTTGTAGGTGAGAAGGAAGATAGTCTAGAGTTCATTGAGGTTAAGGCCacccaacaacaaaaaaaggaTTGGTTCCACATATCAATGAGGGAGTGGCAATTTGCAGCGGAAAAAGGTGAAGCCTTCAGCATTTTGCACGTCCTCTTATTGGGTAATAATGCTGCAAGAGTCTCAGTTTACAAGAATCCTGTAAAATTGTGTCATCTGGGCAAGCTACAGTTGCATCTTTCGATGCCTAGGCAGGAGAAGGAATTATTTCTTGTGTCCTGA